Proteins from a single region of Haloplanus sp. GDY1:
- a CDS encoding SLC13 family permease, protein MVPTPLPTGTLLVFGLVFVALLLFVTERIPNDTTALAVLVSLAVLEPWTRVGPADAISGFASPATLTVVAMYMLSEGIQRTGLVSRLGATLGRITGGDERRLLGATVGTTGLAAGVVNNTPIVAVFIPMITDLADRYGLSPSKLLLPLSYAAMLGGTLTLVGTATNILASDLSRQLLGHPLSMFEFTKLGVVVFLVGVAYLLTVGRWLTPARIDPASDLTETFDLENHLVRLVVRESSPLIDATAEAADAELAAAGHDVDILQIERDGESYLATTSDQRLRAGDLLTVRTSLQTANRVAGEFGLRHRHRDEVTEDDLSETPHRGTLAEVVIPPESRFVGRRIGDSALDERFDTTVLALRRGDELTRDGLDAVELRAGDTLLLQTTAGAIAYLADRDEVVVTREAEDPPSLDAPQRAEAADPLDPRTPVAVAILLGVVAVAALDWLPIVIAALGGVVAMIVTGCLRPTDAYDAVSWNVIFLLAGILPLGLAMQRTGGDAVLAGVLVASDALLPALGVLALVYVVTAALANLITPVASVVLMIPVAVDTAARIGATRLTFLLAVMFAGSTAFVTPVGYQTNLMVYGPGGYRFTDYLRVGGPLQALVAVVTTLGLAVFWGV, encoded by the coding sequence ATGGTCCCGACACCGCTCCCGACCGGCACCCTGCTGGTGTTCGGCCTCGTGTTCGTCGCCCTCCTCCTCTTCGTCACCGAGCGCATCCCGAACGACACCACGGCGCTTGCCGTCCTCGTCTCGCTCGCGGTTCTCGAACCGTGGACGCGGGTGGGGCCGGCAGACGCCATCTCGGGGTTCGCCAGCCCGGCGACGCTCACCGTCGTCGCGATGTACATGCTGAGCGAGGGGATCCAGCGCACGGGCCTCGTCTCCCGACTCGGTGCGACGCTTGGGCGGATCACCGGCGGCGACGAGCGACGCCTCCTCGGGGCGACGGTGGGGACGACCGGACTCGCCGCCGGCGTCGTCAACAACACCCCAATCGTCGCGGTGTTCATCCCGATGATCACGGATCTGGCCGACCGCTACGGCCTCTCGCCGTCGAAACTCCTCCTCCCGCTCTCCTACGCGGCCATGCTCGGCGGCACCCTGACGCTCGTCGGCACGGCGACGAACATCCTCGCGAGCGACCTCTCCCGGCAACTGCTCGGCCACCCGCTCTCGATGTTCGAGTTCACGAAGCTCGGCGTCGTCGTCTTCCTCGTCGGCGTCGCGTACCTGCTCACGGTCGGCCGGTGGCTCACGCCCGCCCGGATCGACCCCGCGTCGGACCTGACCGAGACGTTCGACCTGGAGAACCACCTCGTCCGCCTCGTCGTTCGGGAGTCGTCCCCCCTGATCGACGCCACCGCCGAGGCGGCCGACGCGGAACTCGCGGCCGCCGGGCACGACGTCGACATCCTCCAGATCGAACGCGACGGCGAGTCGTACCTCGCGACGACGAGCGACCAGCGACTCCGGGCCGGCGACCTGCTCACCGTCCGCACCTCCCTGCAGACCGCGAACCGCGTGGCCGGGGAGTTCGGCCTCCGGCACCGCCACCGCGACGAGGTGACCGAGGACGACCTCTCGGAGACGCCCCACCGGGGGACGCTCGCCGAGGTGGTGATCCCGCCCGAGTCGCGGTTCGTCGGCAGGCGAATCGGCGACTCCGCGCTGGACGAGCGGTTCGACACGACGGTGCTCGCCCTCCGTCGCGGCGACGAGCTGACGCGTGACGGCCTCGACGCGGTCGAACTCCGCGCCGGCGATACGCTCCTGCTCCAGACGACGGCCGGCGCCATCGCCTACCTCGCGGACCGGGACGAGGTGGTCGTCACCCGCGAGGCCGAGGATCCGCCGAGCCTCGACGCTCCCCAGCGAGCCGAGGCCGCCGACCCGCTCGATCCCCGGACGCCGGTCGCCGTCGCCATCCTGCTCGGCGTCGTCGCCGTGGCCGCACTCGACTGGCTCCCCATCGTCATCGCCGCGCTCGGGGGCGTCGTGGCCATGATCGTCACCGGCTGTCTCCGCCCGACCGACGCCTACGACGCCGTCAGCTGGAACGTGATCTTCCTGCTCGCCGGCATTCTGCCGCTCGGCCTCGCGATGCAGCGCACCGGCGGCGACGCTGTGCTCGCGGGCGTGCTGGTCGCGAGCGACGCCCTCCTCCCCGCGCTCGGCGTCCTCGCGCTCGTCTACGTCGTCACCGCCGCCCTCGCGAACCTCATCACGCCCGTCGCGAGCGTCGTGTTGATGATCCCCGTCGCCGTCGACACCGCCGCCCGCATCGGCGCGACCCGCCTCACCTTCCTGCTCGCCGTCATGTTCGCGGGGTCGACGGCGTTCGTCACGCCCGTCGGCTACCAGACGAACCTGATGGTCTACGGCCCCGGCGGCTACCGGTTCACCGACTACCTCCGTGTCGGCGGGCCGCTGCAGGCCCTCGTGGCCGTCGTCACGACGCTCGGGCTGGCCGTCTTCTGGGGCGTGTAG
- the uvrB gene encoding excinuclease ABC subunit UvrB: protein MTDGPLQPDRPDVDEPFRVDAPFDPAGDQPDAIEELVAGYEAGMDEQTLLGVTGSGKTNTVSWVIEELQQPTLVIAHNKTLAAQLYEEFRNLFPDNAVEYFVSYYDYYQPEAYVEQTDTFIDKDASINDEIDRLRHSATRSLLTREDVIVVASVSAIYGLGDPANYVDMALRLETGQAIDRDDLLARLVDLNYDRNDVDFTQGTFRVRGDTVEVFPMYGRYAVRVEFWGDEIDRLTKLDPLEGEVKSREPAVLIHPAEHYSIPEERLENAIEEIEDLMEDRVRYFERQGDLVAAQRIEERTTFDVEMLRETGYCSGIENYSVHLSDRESGEAPYTLLDYFPDDFLTVIDESHQTIPQIKGQYEGDKSRKDSLVENGFRLPTAYDNRPLTFEEFEEKTGRTMYVSATPGDYEREHSEQVVEQIVRPTYLVDPAVEVADATGQVEDLMDRIDDRIGREERVLVTTLTKRMAEDLTEYLSEAGVAVEYMHDETDTLERHELIRGLRLGEFDVLVGINLLREGLDIPEVSLVAILDADQEGFLRSETTLVQTMGRAARNVNGEVVLYADETTDAMESAIEETRRRRRIQQAFNEEHGHDPTTIDKPVGETNLPGSETDTSGVTGDAPESEDEARARIEALEERMAEAADNLEFELAADIRDRIRELRDEFEFAADDDGVAPEIDSDF from the coding sequence GTGACAGACGGCCCGCTCCAGCCGGACCGCCCCGACGTCGACGAGCCGTTCAGGGTCGACGCCCCCTTCGACCCCGCGGGCGACCAGCCCGACGCCATCGAGGAACTCGTCGCCGGCTACGAGGCCGGCATGGACGAGCAGACCCTCCTCGGGGTGACCGGCTCCGGCAAGACCAACACAGTGTCCTGGGTGATCGAGGAACTCCAGCAGCCCACGCTGGTGATCGCCCACAACAAGACCCTCGCCGCCCAGTTGTACGAGGAGTTTCGCAACCTGTTCCCGGACAACGCGGTCGAGTACTTCGTCTCCTACTACGACTACTACCAGCCCGAGGCGTACGTCGAGCAGACGGACACCTTCATCGACAAGGACGCCTCGATCAACGACGAAATCGACCGCCTGCGCCACTCCGCCACCCGGTCGCTGTTGACCCGCGAGGACGTCATCGTCGTCGCCTCGGTGTCGGCCATCTACGGCCTCGGCGACCCCGCGAACTACGTCGACATGGCGTTGCGCCTCGAAACGGGCCAGGCGATCGACCGCGACGACCTGCTCGCCCGCCTGGTCGACCTGAACTACGACCGCAACGACGTGGACTTCACGCAGGGCACCTTCCGCGTCCGCGGCGACACCGTCGAGGTGTTCCCGATGTACGGCCGCTACGCCGTCCGCGTGGAGTTCTGGGGCGACGAGATCGACCGCCTGACGAAGCTCGATCCGCTGGAAGGCGAGGTGAAGAGCCGGGAACCCGCCGTCCTGATCCACCCCGCGGAACACTACTCGATCCCCGAGGAGCGCCTCGAAAACGCCATCGAGGAGATCGAGGACCTGATGGAGGATCGCGTGCGCTACTTCGAGCGGCAGGGCGACCTGGTCGCCGCCCAGCGCATCGAGGAGCGAACCACCTTCGACGTCGAGATGCTTCGCGAGACCGGCTACTGTTCGGGCATCGAGAACTACTCCGTCCACCTCTCGGACCGGGAGTCGGGCGAGGCGCCCTACACCCTGCTCGATTACTTCCCCGACGACTTCCTGACGGTGATCGACGAGTCCCACCAGACCATCCCCCAGATCAAGGGACAGTACGAGGGCGACAAGTCCCGCAAGGACTCGTTGGTCGAGAACGGCTTCCGTCTCCCCACCGCCTACGACAACCGGCCGCTCACCTTCGAGGAGTTCGAGGAGAAGACCGGTCGCACCATGTACGTCTCGGCGACGCCCGGCGACTACGAACGGGAGCACTCCGAGCAGGTCGTCGAACAGATCGTCCGCCCGACCTACCTCGTCGACCCCGCCGTCGAGGTTGCCGACGCGACGGGACAGGTCGAGGACCTCATGGACCGCATCGACGACCGGATCGGGCGGGAGGAACGCGTCCTCGTGACGACGCTCACCAAGCGGATGGCCGAGGACCTCACGGAGTACCTCTCGGAGGCGGGCGTCGCCGTCGAGTACATGCACGACGAGACGGACACGCTGGAGCGTCACGAACTGATCCGGGGGCTTCGCCTCGGCGAGTTCGACGTCCTCGTCGGCATCAACCTCCTCCGGGAGGGACTGGACATCCCCGAGGTGTCGCTGGTCGCCATCCTCGACGCCGACCAGGAGGGCTTCCTCCGCTCGGAGACGACGCTCGTCCAGACGATGGGGCGGGCGGCGCGAAACGTCAACGGCGAGGTGGTGCTGTACGCCGACGAGACGACCGACGCCATGGAGTCGGCCATCGAGGAGACCCGTCGCCGCCGCCGCATCCAGCAGGCGTTCAACGAGGAACACGGCCACGATCCGACGACCATCGACAAGCCGGTCGGCGAGACGAACCTCCCGGGCAGCGAGACGGACACCTCGGGCGTCACCGGCGACGCCCCCGAGAGCGAGGACGAGGCCCGCGCCCGCATCGAGGCCCTCGAGGAGCGGATGGCCGAGGCGGCCGACAACCTGGAGTTCGAACTCGCGGCCGACATCCGCGACCGGATCCGCGAACTCCGCGACGAGTTCGAGTTCGCGGCCGACGACGACGGCGTCGCCCCCGAAATCGACTCCGACTTCTGA
- a CDS encoding sulfite exporter TauE/SafE family protein, translating to MSASSYSRVQKWFLKYQHVFVFAAPVIFVAAVFFAAPAPSDAGTDYWLEFWWLFPAFLLGATIVNTVGISGSAIFVPFLIFIFPLFAAPLEPETIVKVGLISEAFGLSSSSVAFIQYGLVDRRLALSLVGGAIPFVVGGALLSFIIPEPVFHALLGIALLSAAYLLFRTNLDHGGDDDDAAADGGTAETGAELPNDRGKLGPAGVETADDGTVTRVDRDGDDYTYTRGGYLRRAANYSIGGTFQGLAGFGIGELGIISMLGTKVPVRVAIGTNHIVVALTAILASLVHVFGGGFVGGHSLSLASTPWNMVAFTVPATVTGGQIAPYVSNALSTRTIKRFVAGLFGTIAVALFLMAAGLG from the coding sequence ATGAGTGCCTCGTCATACAGCCGCGTCCAGAAGTGGTTCCTGAAGTATCAACACGTGTTCGTCTTCGCGGCGCCGGTGATTTTCGTCGCCGCCGTCTTCTTCGCGGCGCCCGCGCCGAGCGACGCCGGCACGGACTACTGGCTGGAGTTCTGGTGGCTGTTCCCCGCCTTCCTGCTGGGGGCGACCATCGTGAACACCGTCGGCATCAGCGGGTCGGCCATCTTCGTGCCCTTCCTCATCTTCATCTTCCCGCTGTTCGCCGCCCCGCTCGAGCCCGAGACCATCGTGAAGGTCGGGCTGATCAGCGAGGCCTTCGGCCTGTCGAGTTCGTCCGTCGCGTTCATCCAGTACGGCCTCGTCGACCGCCGACTGGCGCTGTCGCTCGTCGGTGGGGCGATCCCCTTCGTCGTCGGCGGAGCGCTGCTCTCTTTCATCATCCCCGAACCGGTCTTTCACGCGCTGCTCGGAATCGCCCTGCTGTCCGCGGCGTACCTCCTCTTCAGGACCAACCTCGACCACGGCGGGGACGACGACGACGCCGCGGCGGACGGCGGGACGGCCGAAACCGGGGCGGAACTGCCGAACGACAGGGGGAAACTCGGGCCGGCGGGGGTCGAGACGGCCGACGACGGGACCGTCACCCGCGTCGACCGCGACGGCGACGACTACACCTACACCCGCGGGGGCTACCTGCGGCGGGCCGCGAACTACAGCATCGGCGGCACCTTCCAGGGACTCGCGGGCTTCGGCATCGGCGAACTGGGCATCATCTCGATGCTCGGGACCAAGGTTCCGGTTCGGGTGGCCATCGGGACGAACCACATCGTCGTCGCGCTGACGGCCATCCTGGCGTCGCTCGTCCACGTCTTCGGCGGGGGGTTCGTCGGCGGGCACTCCCTGTCGCTCGCGTCGACGCCCTGGAACATGGTCGCGTTCACCGTCCCGGCGACGGTGACGGGCGGACAGATCGCTCCCTACGTCTCCAACGCGCTCAGCACCCGGACGATCAAGCGGTTCGTCGCCGGCCTGTTCGGAACCATCGCGGTGGCGCTGTTCCTGATGGCGGCGGGGCTGGGATGA
- a CDS encoding 2'-5' RNA ligase family protein, which produces MYSLNVPVPGAVERLAADLHPNLSGFDRIRDRHSLVCKRFEADEADLHRLRERLRTALSPTPAFEARITGIDAFETPTHGPGPVVYLAVESPGLRDLHSRLVEAFGAVDDDLEGPAYVPHVTLARDGPADAVARLRETDIDPVTWTVSELHLWSRARRETVRSVPLPRS; this is translated from the coding sequence GTGTACAGCCTCAACGTGCCGGTCCCCGGGGCGGTCGAACGCCTCGCGGCCGACCTCCACCCGAACCTGTCCGGGTTCGACCGGATCCGCGACCGTCACTCCCTGGTCTGCAAGCGCTTCGAGGCCGACGAGGCCGACCTGCACCGCCTGCGCGAACGCCTCCGCACCGCGCTCTCGCCCACGCCGGCGTTCGAGGCGCGGATCACCGGAATCGACGCCTTCGAGACGCCCACGCACGGCCCCGGCCCGGTCGTCTACCTCGCCGTCGAGAGCCCCGGACTCCGCGACCTGCACTCGCGGCTGGTCGAGGCGTTCGGCGCCGTCGACGACGACCTGGAGGGGCCGGCCTACGTCCCCCACGTCACTCTCGCGCGCGACGGTCCCGCCGACGCCGTCGCGCGCCTGCGCGAAACCGACATCGACCCCGTCACGTGGACGGTGTCGGAACTCCACCTCTGGAGCCGCGCCCGCCGCGAGACGGTCCGGAGCGTCCCGCTCCCGCGCTCCTAG
- a CDS encoding DUF7554 family protein, whose protein sequence is MNRASLDVEDLLKLVLVLVVVWLALEILGSVLDLFTSLLGVFRPVIGLLVVVLIVLWLLDRI, encoded by the coding sequence ATGAACCGCGCCTCGCTCGACGTCGAGGACCTGCTGAAACTGGTCCTCGTGCTGGTCGTCGTCTGGCTGGCACTCGAAATCCTCGGCTCGGTACTCGACCTCTTCACCAGCCTGCTCGGCGTCTTCCGGCCGGTGATCGGACTGCTCGTCGTCGTCCTCATCGTCCTCTGGCTCCTCGACCGGATCTGA